The genomic region GCATTATCCCATGGGATCTGGGTTTTACAGGCGCGGGAGGAACTGCAGCAAGTGCGGATCAGGGAAGTAGCACCCCTTGTTCTGGATTGGCTCTCTTGGTTCCTGTCCGGCCCCGGGCTCCCCTCCCTGGCTGAAAATGGTTGGAGTCTCTTTGCCGATCGCTGCCTTTACGAGGGGCAGCAAATCATTAACCAATTGCAGTGTCTCTCGAGGGATTAAGAATGCCAGCGAGTACTAGCCCCATACTTTCCCGAACCATCGCCGAGTTCTGTCTCAAGATGCAGGAAGCGCGGACCTATGGGGATGCTGTAGCATCGATCCGCATCGTAGGAGAATTTTCGGCCGGAAAAACCATGTTAGTCCGCACCCTGCTGGAGGGACTGGCAGAACCTGGCCTGCTCCCCCACAGCGCTATGGAACGCGAGACATTTCTACCACTCGAGGTTACCTACGGCCCCAGGGTGAGGCTTACGGTGCTGGAAAGGCCCACTGATGACTCCCCTTCGCGTGAGATCGCCGAACTCTGTGCCTTTCCAAATCGACAGGAGCAGCTGACTAGGTTTCAGCGTGGGACTCACCGCCTTAGGCTTGAGGTCCCAGGCCTGGAATCCCGCGTGATATTGCCTCCAGGAGAGGACTACCTTGACAGCGAGGAACCTCTCCGATTCTCCCTCGTTGATATGCCGGGCTGGAACTCTGGGGAGAGCAGAATGGAGGAAAACCCGCAGGAAGACCTGATGGGGGAGTGGAACCTTGCAGCAGTATATGTGGCGAATGCCTGTCGTCTCGACTCGGCGCTCAACCAAGAACTCCTGGAGCGTTTTTGTGACGCTTCATTTTCCAGTTTCCCCGCAGTGCTGTATTACCTCATCACTAGCTGCCCTTCGGTGGACCGTGAGCGTATTGTCGCCAGGGAACAGAAACGCGCAAGAGAATTGCTTACCAGGGTACTTAGCAGCAAGAACATGGATGAGGGAGATTTTGTACTTGTGGTAGAAGCTGTGGATTTTGAAGCCATGTCCTCAGCCGAAAAAGAACTCTTCAGAGAAAACTTCTGGTGCGGGATCAACCGTCCCCCGCGGCGGGACGGGAACATTTGGGAAAGATTGATCTGTGAATGGCCACCGGAATGGGAGGTCAATGGGTATTTTTCTGAAGTCGGTACTGCCGTAGAGCGTGCACGGGCAACCCTGATAAAAGTTAAACGGGATGGAAGGTACCTGGCACGTCTCAACAGGACAATGCTTCTGGAGCTTAGTCCTGAGGAGAGAGCAAAGAAGGTCATGAAGACATGGCTGGAACAACTCGGAGTGGCTGACGCGGTACCTGCTTTTTTCCCGGCAACTCGTCCCCTCCCCTCAGGCCATCCGCTAAGCGCCTGGTGGTCAAATTACTTTGAACCAAGCTTGCGTGAAATACGGACCCCTTTGGAGACGCTTCTAGAGGAGGCTGCCCGAGCCATAAGCCTAATCCCCGAGGAAGCAGACATTGAAAGCTATCTCTCCGGATGCCTCGATGGCTTCCTGGTGCGGGCGGAAGAAGCACTATACTCCTCATTTGCTTCTCTTTGTTCCAACCTCACTGCCCTCTCAAAACATTCCCCCACCGAAATCATCGCCACAGCACTGACTCTCTCTGTTATGGACGGCAAATACCGTGACTACCTGTCCCAAACCTCCTTGCCTAAGCAGACGGGTTTTTAATTTTCCTTCTTTTCTCAGTTGGGACACCTAATCATGTGACAGCACTTGTCGCTTCGGGAGCGCATACTTCTCCAAAGACTTGATTCCAGGAGGTGTAGTATGGCGCGATGGCCTTTGAGACGGCAGCCCTTAGTGAAGAAACTTGACAAGGAAATGAGCAGGTACCTTCCGCTTTTCGGAATATGGCTTATAGACCTAACCATCATCTGTGGGTGGCATAGACCAACTTCGCCAAGAAGGTGGCCCGAAATCTTTGATGATGCCGATTTTTGCCTGATGACGGGGATGGAGTCGGTTAATTCTACTTCGGCCACTGATGATGAGGAGGATAACGATGAAGAACCCATTGGCACCATCACCGTTTCGCGCTGCCGAAAGTTGCTGCACAGGCACCGCGCACTACTTATCAGGAAGAAACTATGTTCTCAGTTACCGATGTTCAAAAATATTAATTTTCTTGCTGAGTTACTAGATTTAAATGATGCCGACAAAGCCGCGCTGACCTTTGCTGCGGGGTTGAAGGTATTTCCCCAACTTGACGGTGCGATCAGCCCGCGTGGAGAAAAAGTCTCGACCACTTCTTTTTGCAAGATTCTTGCGCGCATCACTGGGTTGCCAGAACAGGATCTTCTTTCAGCTCTCTCGCCGGACGGCCCGCTGGTAACTACGGGCTTGGTGAAAGTCAATCGGAGTGTGTGCTACCTCGAAGAGAAGATCGCATGCATCAACGGATTGGAGGACATTCTGCTTCTGGATCACAGGGACTCAGCAGAGGTTATGGAGTGTTTCCTACGGCCAGTGGATGAGCCTTCTCTTACGTTGGCAGATTTCCCCCACCTGCGTCGGGACAGCAACCTTTTAGCGGGCTACCTATCTAGCGCCTTGGACGCCAAGACGCAGGGGGTCAACATTCTCATCCATGGAAGGCCAGGAGTGGGTAAAAACCAGTATGTACAGGCTCTTGCAGCCGAGCTGAAGGTAAAGCTGTACGAAGTATCCTACTCGGACAACGATGGCAATCCCGTGAAGGGCGAGAGTCGCTTACGTGCCTACGCCCTTTGCCAGCGCTTCTTAGCCCGCGCCCCGGGGAGCATGCTGCTGTTTGACGAGGTTGAGGACGTATTCCAGGGGGGGCATAACTTCTTCAGCATGCTAATGGGCGATGAAGAACGCTCTGATGGTAATGGCAAGGCTTGGATCAACCGTACCCTGGAAGGTAACCCCATTCCCTCGATTTGGATAAGCAACCGTGTAAACCAGATCGACAAGGCGTACCTCAGACGTTTCGACTACTCCGTCCACTTTCCGACCCCGCCGTTGGGCGTACGAGTTTCCATGGCTAAGTATCATCTGGATCAGTTCAATCCGCCTGATTCGTGGATCGAACAACTGGCGTCCAACGATGAGATCACTCCTGGACAATTTCAAAAGGCCGCTAAAGTGGGTCTCATCGGCAGCAAAGGAGACAACAAGCTGGCCCTGAATCTGGTGGAAAACGTGCTACTTCGAAGCACGTCTCTTCTTGGTCAAAGACGCACACCAAATAGAAATATTCTCCGGACGGGTTACAGTCTGGAGTGGCTGAATACTGATGTCCCTGTAGCATCACTGGCCGAGGGAGCAAGGCTTCGTCCAAGAGGAACCTTCTGCTTTTATGGCGCCGCCGGCACTGGCAAAAGCGAACTTGCCCGTTATCTTGCCGACCAGGCGGGGAGGCCGTTGTTGGTGCAGCGCGCCTCAGACATCCTGAGCCCTTATGTAGGGGTTGCTGAGCAGAATATTGCTGAAATGTTCGATCGGGCCCGCCAGCAAGATGCGGTACTCGTCTTGGACGAGGCCGACAGCTTTCTTGCCGACAGGCGCGGTGCCCACAGGAGCTGGGAGGTGACGCAGGTGAATGAACTACTCACCCAGATGGAAGCCTTCGACGGGATCTTCATCTGCACAACAAACCTGATGGAGAAGCTTGATCCAGCGAGCCTGAGGCGCTTCGCCTTTAAGGTACGCTTCGACCCTTTGACTCCAGACCAACGCTGGTCCATGTTTCAGTGGGAGTTATTAAGGCTCGCCGGATCTGGAGATGAGGCATGCGGCTTCGAGCAAAAGGTGCGCTGCCTTGAAGCCCTTACTCCTGGCGACTTCGCAGTGGCGGCTCGCCAATTTGATATCCTGGGTATAGCAGTTACTGCAGACGATCTTTATTGTACTTTGTTAAAAGAGTGTGAGGCAAAACGGGGCAGAATGCACAGGATTGGTTTTGAAACAACCGGGTGAGCCGTGAAAGGGGGCAGTTGAGTGGCAACCCTCCAGACGATTGTTGCTGCAGTAGCCGCCCCCTACTCCAATCGCAGTAAGGACCGGAGGAGGTCAACAGTAATCTCCAACTGGCTACCGGCCGCGAACGCCTTTAACGTAACGAGGTTCCCCTCCACCCTGCGCAGGTCGCCGGTTGTGACAGTTGCAAAATGCAGAGCTACCTCTTCCGATAAATCGAGACCGTGTTCAATAGCTTTTTTCCTTAGAAACAAGAGCCTGGTTTCCTGATCCGGTGCTTCAATTCTCACAATCACCCCACCACACAACCGGGACAACAATGCCTCATCAATTACAGCCCCCCGGTCACGCATGGTGCGGCAAGTCGCCACGACCTGCCTCCCCGCTCTCTGCAATGCCTCGATGGAATTGAAAAACTCCTCCTGGGTAGCCTCTTTCCCTGCCATGAACTGGATATCGTCGACCAGAAGGAGGTCGACCGTACGAATGCTGTTGCGGAATCGATCCATTTTATTGCCACGCAAGGCCTGAATCATCTCGTTCATGAACTGTTCACTTGAGAAGTTAAGTATGAGAGCAAGAGGATTGATCCTGATCCTTTCGTTGCCAACCGCGTGCAGCAGATGGGTCTTACCAACGCCAACGCCGCCGTATATTAGGAGGGGATGGCAGCTTCCCAACACCCCAGCGGCGACATCCCGCGCAGCAGAGCAGGCAAAACTATTGCCCGCGCCACACAGGAATGCGTTGAACGTTTGCATTGGATTAAGGCCTGTTGATTTCATGTAACGGGCGCCCCCTGCCCCTCTTGTAATACGCAATGTCATGAACTCTCCGGTGGAGAGGGAAGGTCTATCTCAGCAGTTTCAGCCTCGTCGGGCAACCATTCAAAATACGTCAACCCGATTCGTTTCCGCCGGGATCCTTCGAGGTAACCTTCAATTGAATAAGTTGCCCCGTTGAAATCAACGGAAAAGTAGATGCTGCCACACTTGAAGAAACTATCTTCTTCGACGTTCAATTGTGATCTCAGTGGCTCCGCCCAGGCGTCATGCCCAATATAGCGTAACCTTCTCCGGCAGGGCCTTATTTTGAAGGCATCTCGGCACAGCCCAGGGTTTATCACAGTGGCAACCGCAATAAAAACTTTCCATCGGTGGAGATTAGCATCAATCTTTGCCACCCGGTTATGCATCTCATTCAGCAACGTCTCCACCTCGAACTCCCCGAGTGTGTATGCCTCACCTTCTTTTTCGACATCGCGATTTATCCTTTTCGTAACTCCATACAGTGATTCAATATACTATGGGTACGACAAAACGCGTCGCATCGCGAAACTGACAAATTACAATTCCCCCTGCTCTACCCCTTCACTTCCTGCCAAGCCGCGGCGTCATAAATTTCCCAGACTTTGCCGTCCTCAACGTGGCATCTCGGGCTCCATCCGTCGGTTGGCGCCAAGACCATGAGGTCGGAGTAGGGACGCACGTATTTCTTTCCGAGAACATTGGTTATTTTTCTGCCAAGGTGCTCTCTAAAAGAATCTGATGAGAGGGGTACAGGCTTTCACCAAACTTTCACCAAACTTTCACCAAACTTTCACCAAACTTTCACCAAACTTTCACCAAAAACCGCGAATTGTAGTGACTCTCCCCGGTCCGCTGCGGACTCCAACAGACTGGAGAAGTGCGGCTAACAACCTATTTATACAGCATAAAACCACTAAATCACATGATGATTAAGAAAGCGGCTTGGTGGGTTCGATTCCCATGTGCTTCCGCCATTAACCATTTCAAACCATTTCAAGGTATTGCTAAACCCGCCAAATTGGCGGGTTTTTTTATTCACAAGGGTGCGGTCAAGAGGCCTCTCAGTACATGAAACTACCATTTCCGTTCGGCATGATGATGGTCGCCTTGTGCTTTGTGGCGGGACTACGGCACAGAAGACGCCCAACGATGCGGTGACGATCCGGATTGGCG from Citrifermentans bremense harbors:
- a CDS encoding AAA family ATPase, which produces MARWPLRRQPLVKKLDKEMSRYLPLFGIWLIDLTIICGWHRPTSPRRWPEIFDDADFCLMTGMESVNSTSATDDEEDNDEEPIGTITVSRCRKLLHRHRALLIRKKLCSQLPMFKNINFLAELLDLNDADKAALTFAAGLKVFPQLDGAISPRGEKVSTTSFCKILARITGLPEQDLLSALSPDGPLVTTGLVKVNRSVCYLEEKIACINGLEDILLLDHRDSAEVMECFLRPVDEPSLTLADFPHLRRDSNLLAGYLSSALDAKTQGVNILIHGRPGVGKNQYVQALAAELKVKLYEVSYSDNDGNPVKGESRLRAYALCQRFLARAPGSMLLFDEVEDVFQGGHNFFSMLMGDEERSDGNGKAWINRTLEGNPIPSIWISNRVNQIDKAYLRRFDYSVHFPTPPLGVRVSMAKYHLDQFNPPDSWIEQLASNDEITPGQFQKAAKVGLIGSKGDNKLALNLVENVLLRSTSLLGQRRTPNRNILRTGYSLEWLNTDVPVASLAEGARLRPRGTFCFYGAAGTGKSELARYLADQAGRPLLVQRASDILSPYVGVAEQNIAEMFDRARQQDAVLVLDEADSFLADRRGAHRSWEVTQVNELLTQMEAFDGIFICTTNLMEKLDPASLRRFAFKVRFDPLTPDQRWSMFQWELLRLAGSGDEACGFEQKVRCLEALTPGDFAVAARQFDILGIAVTADDLYCTLLKECEAKRGRMHRIGFETTG
- a CDS encoding DnaA ATPase domain-containing protein produces the protein MTLRITRGAGGARYMKSTGLNPMQTFNAFLCGAGNSFACSAARDVAAGVLGSCHPLLIYGGVGVGKTHLLHAVGNERIRINPLALILNFSSEQFMNEMIQALRGNKMDRFRNSIRTVDLLLVDDIQFMAGKEATQEEFFNSIEALQRAGRQVVATCRTMRDRGAVIDEALLSRLCGGVIVRIEAPDQETRLLFLRKKAIEHGLDLSEEVALHFATVTTGDLRRVEGNLVTLKAFAAGSQLEITVDLLRSLLRLE